Proteins encoded within one genomic window of Granulicella pectinivorans:
- a CDS encoding carboxypeptidase-like regulatory domain-containing protein: MKLIKIFPILRRIAPLVALLAMVHTAFAQTTASLSGKVQDTTGALVSSAHVVLTNNASKDKRELDSNSAGFFTFAGLIPGTYTIEISATGFRSLRRGEIAVNPGDVRDLTDLALEVGTANETVTVQSSANYIAPQDSGERSALLSTADIERLPIQSRNMSELLKILPGVTTTASGTGNGTGFDFTDTGSSGSAVGVGLNTNGAPYRGGTAYLLDGASIIDPGCACWSIASVNPDMTQEVKVQSSNFGADSPQGPVVINVISRSGSADFHGQAYFYARNGILNANTWQDKHSSTPTARPDASYYYPGGSVGGPILIPGTNFNHNRKLIFWAGFEAFRQNLPASSPLTSYVPTPAMRAGNFSLSDPANAALCAKSTGNDFCQPLTGGFAPDGTALAGTQIPTQYMDPGALALLKLFPAANVDPSTNASGYNYFLQPSNSHNGYIYRGRVDYNISDKNKFFVSYQYGSDSETSVAHIYYNPANAVAFPGGPLISPVHSHVLSGSYIHIFSSSATNEVRVSDGWLDNPYSAANLKAEYNSAIGYPYGTVYSTASLMAPSINSPGARTLPDISQPDLFQQGGTYNSIKKAPSVSDDFTFVYKSHTFKVGGFWSRGGNKQGTYGYTNGSLSYASGVKTDQITGLKIGTVNPLANFLLGITSGFSQNNTNPIDDMYYNTGAGYVLDNWKIKSNLTLNLGLRLEHLGRWQDASGTGLAVWEPSRYAADVAAKKVYPGVYWHAIDSSVPIGGSPVQSIFFEPRLGLAYDVHGNGSTVIRGGWAAYRWNDQYNDFAGPLTTALGVKTYNSNGNQAITLKEISNLGANASSLGSLPSSVYAADQQDDKTGVTYAYNLTISQRLTRAMLFEAAYVGNQTQNILLGGQSNGSGVGGSALVNQNKIPFGGLFKADPVTGAPAPTDPENVANIADYYPYYAGYGTNAISVNTHAGYANYNGLQFSLVRQTGRITFNANYTYSKSLGIVSSTLDAFNVRNNYGVLNIDRPHVINTSYAFDLGNPIHGNKLAAGAVNGWTLTGTTTWQAGGNLQANTNQNMGLTIQNTTLGHTIGSATYYGTNANTVLPILTCNPNSNLKAYQHVNLDCFTAPQLGQVGIRQAPYLSTPAYFDSDLGIYKSFHVTEHQSLELRGTAFNFLNHPLPGFSTSDLVSVKLQTADNKTFTSQVSNTNRGITDAKYTQRSILLAVKYKF; the protein is encoded by the coding sequence ATGAAACTCATAAAAATATTCCCCATCCTGCGGCGCATCGCTCCTCTGGTTGCCCTGCTTGCCATGGTCCACACGGCGTTCGCACAAACCACTGCCAGCCTCTCCGGCAAGGTGCAGGATACGACCGGCGCCCTCGTCTCCAGTGCCCACGTCGTCCTCACCAACAACGCCTCGAAGGACAAGCGGGAACTCGATAGCAACTCCGCGGGCTTTTTCACCTTCGCCGGCCTTATCCCCGGCACATACACCATTGAGATCTCCGCGACCGGCTTCCGCAGTCTGAGGCGCGGCGAGATCGCCGTCAACCCCGGCGACGTCCGCGACCTCACCGATCTGGCGCTCGAAGTAGGTACCGCCAACGAGACCGTCACTGTTCAGAGCAGCGCCAACTACATCGCCCCGCAGGATTCCGGCGAGCGCTCCGCACTGCTCTCCACGGCGGACATCGAGCGCCTTCCGATCCAGAGCCGCAACATGTCCGAACTCCTCAAGATCCTTCCTGGCGTCACCACCACCGCCAGCGGAACCGGCAACGGCACCGGCTTCGACTTTACCGATACCGGCTCATCCGGCTCCGCAGTTGGCGTCGGTCTTAACACCAACGGCGCACCCTACCGCGGCGGCACCGCCTATCTCCTCGATGGCGCAAGCATCATCGATCCAGGCTGCGCTTGCTGGTCCATCGCATCCGTCAACCCCGACATGACCCAGGAGGTCAAAGTTCAAAGCTCCAACTTCGGCGCCGACTCGCCCCAGGGCCCCGTCGTCATCAACGTCATCAGCCGCTCCGGAAGTGCAGACTTCCACGGTCAGGCCTACTTCTACGCACGCAACGGTATTCTCAACGCCAACACCTGGCAGGACAAGCACAGCAGCACTCCCACTGCGCGTCCTGACGCCTCGTACTACTATCCCGGCGGAAGCGTCGGCGGTCCTATCCTTATCCCGGGCACCAACTTCAACCACAACCGCAAGCTCATCTTCTGGGCCGGCTTCGAAGCCTTCCGCCAGAACCTTCCTGCGTCCTCACCGCTCACCTCCTACGTTCCTACCCCAGCCATGCGTGCCGGCAACTTCTCGCTCTCCGATCCCGCCAACGCAGCGCTCTGCGCCAAGAGCACCGGGAACGACTTCTGCCAGCCTCTCACCGGCGGCTTCGCCCCTGATGGGACCGCGCTCGCCGGAACCCAGATCCCCACGCAGTACATGGACCCCGGTGCCCTCGCGCTCCTCAAGCTCTTCCCCGCTGCCAACGTCGATCCTTCCACCAACGCATCCGGCTACAACTACTTCCTCCAGCCCAGCAACTCCCACAACGGCTACATCTACCGCGGCCGCGTCGATTACAACATCAGCGACAAGAACAAATTCTTCGTCAGCTACCAGTACGGCAGCGACTCCGAGACCAGCGTCGCCCACATCTATTACAACCCGGCCAACGCCGTAGCCTTCCCCGGCGGACCGCTCATCAGCCCAGTCCACTCGCACGTCCTCAGCGGAAGCTACATCCACATCTTCTCGTCCTCGGCGACCAACGAAGTCCGCGTCTCCGACGGCTGGCTTGATAACCCATACTCCGCAGCCAACCTCAAGGCCGAGTACAACAGCGCCATCGGCTATCCCTACGGAACGGTCTACAGCACTGCGTCCCTGATGGCTCCGTCGATCAACTCGCCCGGAGCGAGAACCCTGCCCGATATCTCACAACCCGATCTCTTCCAGCAGGGCGGCACCTACAACTCCATCAAGAAGGCACCCTCCGTCTCCGACGACTTCACCTTCGTCTATAAGTCCCACACCTTCAAGGTCGGCGGCTTTTGGAGCCGCGGCGGCAACAAGCAGGGCACCTATGGATACACCAATGGCTCCCTCTCCTACGCCAGCGGCGTGAAGACCGATCAGATCACCGGTCTCAAGATCGGAACAGTCAACCCCCTCGCCAACTTCCTCCTCGGCATTACCAGCGGATTCAGCCAGAACAACACCAACCCCATCGACGACATGTACTACAACACCGGCGCCGGTTATGTGCTGGACAACTGGAAGATCAAATCGAACCTCACCCTCAACCTCGGCCTTCGCCTCGAACACCTCGGCCGGTGGCAGGATGCAAGCGGGACCGGCCTCGCCGTCTGGGAGCCCAGCCGTTACGCGGCAGACGTGGCCGCCAAAAAGGTCTACCCCGGCGTCTACTGGCACGCCATCGACTCCAGCGTTCCCATCGGCGGTTCCCCCGTCCAGAGCATCTTCTTCGAGCCGCGTCTCGGTCTGGCCTACGACGTCCATGGCAACGGCAGTACCGTCATTCGTGGCGGCTGGGCAGCCTACCGCTGGAACGATCAGTACAACGACTTCGCCGGGCCTCTCACCACCGCACTCGGCGTCAAGACCTACAACTCCAACGGCAATCAGGCCATCACTCTCAAGGAGATCAGCAACCTGGGTGCGAACGCCTCAAGCCTCGGCTCGCTTCCCTCGAGCGTCTATGCAGCCGACCAGCAGGACGACAAAACCGGCGTGACTTACGCTTATAACCTGACCATCTCGCAGCGACTCACACGCGCCATGCTCTTCGAGGCCGCGTACGTCGGCAACCAGACTCAGAACATCCTCCTCGGCGGACAGAGCAATGGCTCCGGCGTGGGCGGCTCCGCTCTCGTCAACCAGAATAAAATCCCCTTCGGCGGCCTCTTCAAGGCCGATCCCGTCACCGGAGCACCCGCTCCCACCGATCCTGAAAACGTCGCCAATATCGCCGACTACTACCCCTACTACGCCGGCTACGGCACGAACGCGATCTCGGTCAACACGCACGCAGGATACGCCAACTACAACGGGCTCCAGTTCAGCCTCGTTCGTCAGACCGGACGCATCACCTTCAACGCCAATTACACCTACTCGAAGTCCCTCGGCATCGTCAGCAGCACGCTCGACGCCTTCAACGTGCGCAACAACTACGGCGTGCTCAACATCGATCGCCCCCACGTCATCAACACCTCCTATGCGTTCGATCTCGGTAACCCGATCCACGGCAACAAGCTTGCTGCGGGAGCCGTCAACGGATGGACGCTCACCGGAACCACCACTTGGCAGGCCGGTGGCAACCTCCAGGCGAACACCAACCAGAACATGGGCCTCACCATCCAGAACACGACGCTCGGCCACACCATCGGCTCGGCAACGTACTATGGAACGAACGCCAACACCGTTCTCCCCATCCTCACCTGCAACCCCAACTCGAACCTGAAGGCCTACCAGCACGTCAATCTCGACTGCTTCACCGCTCCGCAGCTTGGTCAGGTCGGCATCCGTCAGGCTCCCTACCTCAGCACGCCTGCCTACTTCGATTCGGACCTTGGCATCTACAAGAGTTTCCACGTCACCGAACACCAGTCCCTCGAGCTGCGCGGCACAGCGTTCAACTTCCTCAACCATCCTCTACCGGGCTTCAGCACCAGCGACCTTGTGTCGGTAAAGCTGCAGACCGCCGACAACAAGACCTTCACCTCGCAGGTCTCCAACACCAACCGCGGCATCACGGACGCCAAGTACACGCAACGCTCCATCTTGCTGGCAGTGAAGTACAAGTTCTAA